One Asterias rubens chromosome 1, eAstRub1.3, whole genome shotgun sequence genomic region harbors:
- the LOC117297384 gene encoding cholecystokinin receptor type A-like — translation MEPDVLLSIIFQSVIGIVGIPGNCLIIFVYSKKRLTMSPHVFIFGLAITDLGSCLFTPAIIFQRLASYESDFLCRSVTFVNFVSVYLSAFLSTSIVVDRYLAICRPLLRWMTVRRAQIVVACCVLSSVVVSIPVFVSYKMVSFKTDSKPQRACTFDNDYSFFQALMLILLYTVSIATLCVTVIMFWKMWKAVRKRMEIFPMDTAIATTSRGHQGNVSVSYIYNHEPPVPQHVVRIASKTNKTTKMLLAASSIFFFTWAIALCTLSIPRSTLSKVKARSDVGFVIIKILNITFYINHAINPFIYGLINRRFREKCQTYLSCCKQ, via the coding sequence ATGGAGCCGGACGTCTTATTGTCCATCATCTTCCAATCTGTGATCGGAATCGTAGGAATTCCAGGAAATTGTCTCATCATCTTCGTTTACTCCAAGAAGCGGTTGACGATGAGTCCGCATGTGTTCATCTTTGGTTTGGCGATAACCGATCTTGGCTCCTGTCTCTTCACCCCGGCCATAATATTCCAGAGGCTCGCCAGCTACGAGAGCGACTTTCTCTGTCGCTCCGTTACCTTCGTCAATTTCGTGTCGGTGTATCTGTCTGCTTTCCTCAGCACCTCTATCGTGGTGGATCGCTACCTAGCAATCTGTCGTCCACTCCTGCGGTGGATGACCGTGCGAAGAGCCCAGATCGTCGTGGCTTGTTGTGTCCTATCTTCGGTCGTTGTCAGCATCCCCGtatttgtgtcctacaaaatggTGTCATTCAAGACGGATTCAAAGCCGCAGAGAGCATGTACATTCGACAACGACTACTCGTTCTTCCAAGCCCTTATGCTCATATTACTCTACACCGTCTCAATCGCCACACTATGTGTTACAGTTATAATGTTCTGGAAGATGTGGAAGGCTGTCCGCAAGCGAATGGAAATTTTTCCGATGGATACTGCAATAGCAACAACGTCTAGAGGACATCAAGGTAATGTGTCGGTAAGCTATATCTATAACCATGAACCACCCGTGCCACAACACGTAGTTAGGATTGCCAGCAAGACTAATAAAACTACTAAAATGCTACTTGCAGCTTCGTCGATTTTCTTCTTTACCTGGGCGATAGCACTGTGTACTCTGTCAATTCCTAGATCAACGCTCAGCAAGGTGAAGGCACGCAGTGATGTTGGATTTGTAATCATTAAGATATTGAATATTACTTTCTATATAAATCATGCAATTAATCCTTTCATTTATGGGTTGATAAATCGACGATTCAGGGAAAAGTGTCAGACTTATTTATCCTGTTGCAAACAGTAA